Proteins found in one Paralichthys olivaceus isolate ysfri-2021 chromosome 19, ASM2471397v2, whole genome shotgun sequence genomic segment:
- the fam167ab gene encoding protein FAM167A translates to MDVSTPPQITVAGVGVPECGEDEEQPTDDHLMTLKALTEKLRLETRRPSYLEWKARLEVDRFKESGTRKSQILKEPEGKLGAPKEGAVNPDVIQCKLPSGVLKGFGNIDEALSWLRRELTDMRLQDQQLARQLMRLRNDINKLKIEQTCHLHRRMLNDATFGLEEQDELSDLLFECPVTPGLGLSAPLRLIGVTKMNINSRRFSLC, encoded by the exons ATGGACGTCTCCACGCCACCTCAGATCACGGTGGCTGGGGTTGGTGTCCCGGAATGTGGGGAAGATGAGGAGCAGCCAACAGACGATCATCTCATGACCCTGAAGGCCTTGACGGAGAAGCTGAGACTGGAGACCAGGAGACCTTCGTACTTGGAGTGGAAAGCCCGGCTGGAGGTGGACAGATTCAAAGAGTCAGGAACCAGGAAGAGCCAGATTCTGAAGGAACCTGAAGGGAAACTAGGTGCACCCAAGGAGGGTGCGGTGAACCCTGACGTGATTCAGTGCAAGCTGCCTTCGGGTGTTCTGAAAGGATTTGGGAATATTGACGAGGCTCTCAGTTGGCTCAGGAGAGAACTG aCTGACATGCGTTTGCAGGACCAGCAGCTGGCGAGGCAGCTCATGCGGCTCCGCAACGATATCAACAAGCTGAAGATCGAGCAGACGTGCCACCTGCACCGTAGGATGCTCAATGACGCCACCTTCGGCCTGGAGGAGCAGGACGAGCTGTCCGACCTGCTGTTCGAGTGCCCGGTGACCCCGGGCCTGGGCCTCTCGGCCCCGCTGAGACTCATCGGCGTCACGAAGATGAACATTAATTCTCGCCGGTTCTCGCTCTGCTAG
- the lca5 gene encoding lebercilin yields the protein MCDNMEPDNATDQYENNQQGSRQSHRSRSKDSRASSIQKHKSKFKDKIQDKDEKDSCADGRSKTRTWRSDPDRDQVSDGEGRRSSGSFYSEDYENESPSERSLSPHSQSRTPSPTPQKGVRAKRISVSPLYKPGGLGRKGMSRPQRLGRQPLTQQHRRGVRSQSNESTTPKDLDLVTKRMLSARLLKINELRNALSELQQRTDELQKENRILRQLQFRQEKALQRYDDTESEISQLLSRHSNETHVLRERVRRTQERERAAERRLKDSEEQLQRSQATIIRLKKLVDQRELGARDELSRKLEEEKTRAQEADRKIKELERSMELSNSSYQRQLAAERKKTISAQEEIRTLQEELERLTNKLKEKERELDTKNIYANRMMKSSRGTDADSCTKRKVPSRNSSKAVQTEDRVSSLGFPTPPPAITDVNDYSEQGPDEYLSLKELGGVDRQAKTEDRNQNWERQKMSDKEKERDREKDKQQLNQKMNVHEEKAARLRDGGEKESEEDRKKTSSLLNLRENENNRKRGHVQEEVERWNQESLGNQQAAEEARQKKEQLLAKMRDIDRQNQGGQDSMFAESSLSESNKSSSDHSSPRAPEHRNHNSSIFSLTAPEELASLGAGDGSGVGGRRIAGIEGGAATTGVGRRALRSQISNDNLAFGSYAPSFGLSTSRGSFGFPPPPSREDRDSALEAIGVFSLRGVETEKEDTEKGTGKDRKSSLMQQLFGAIATPAGDSVSSSNKMGVLSSPPTTNGVHSRRDKLHSFNSGSSTPPASSFSILHVADSRPAIRAIPSFDDDIEELTL from the exons ATGTG TGACAACATGGAGCCTGATAATGCCACTGACCAATATGAAAACAACCAGCAAGGAAGTCGCCAGTCCCACCGGAGTAGAAGTAAAGATTCCCGAGCATCATCcatccaaaaacacaaaagcaaattCAAGGACAAGATCCAGGATAAGGATGAAAAAGATTCCTGTGCTGACGGTAGATCGAAAACTAGAACCTGGCGTTCAGATCCTGATCGGGACCAGGTATCAGATGGTGAGGGTCGGAGAAGTAGTGGGTCCTTTTACTCAGAGGACTATGAGAATGAGTCTCCTTCAGAGCGTTCGCTCTCACCTCATTCCCAATCCCGGACGCCATCCCCTACTCCTCAAAAAGGGGTGCGTGCAAAGAGGATTTCTGTCAGCCCCCTCTACAAACCAG GTGGATTGGGGCGTAAGGGTATGTCCCGTCCACAGCGTTTAGGTCGCCAACCCCTGACGCAGCAGCATCGGAGGGGAGTGCGATCACAAAGCAACGAGTCCACAACTCCAAAAGACCTGGATCTTGTGACCAAGAGGATGCTTTCGGCCCGCCTGCTAAAGATCAATGAATTGCGCAACGCGCtttctgagctgcagcagcgcaCTGATGAGCTGCAGAAAGAAAACCGAATTCTCAGACAG ctgcagtttcGTCAAGAGAAAGCCCTGCAGCGTTATGATGACACAGAAAGCGAGATTTCCCAGTTGTTGTCACGCCACTCCAACGAGACCCACGTGCTGCGCGAACGAGTCAGACGCACTCAAGAGCGTGAACGCGCGGCTGAGCGGAGGCTGAAAGACAGcgaggagcagctgcagagaagtcAGGCGACCATCATCCGGCTAAAGAAGCTGGTCGACCAGCGAGAGTTAGGAGCCAGGGACGAGCTGAGCCGCAagctggaggaagaaaagacaagagCCCAGGAGGCAGATCGCAAGATTAAG GAGCTGGAGCGCAGCATGGAGCTGAGCAACAGCAGTTACCAGAGGCAGttggctgcagagaggaagaagaccATCAGTGCCCAGGAGGAGATCAGGaccctgcaggaggagctggaaagaCTGACCAATAAACTTAAG gagaaggagagagagctaGACACCAAGAACATTTATGCCAACCGCATGATGAAATCCTCACGTGGAACAGATGCTGACAGCTGCACAAAGCGGAAAG TCCCCAGCAGGAACAGCAGCAAGGCAGTGCAGACTGAAGACAGGGTGTCCAGTCTGGGTTTCCCCACACCTCCCCCCGCCATCACTGATGTCAATGATTACAGTGAGCAGGGACCTGATGAATACCTATCACTCAAG GAGCTTGGTGGAGTGGACAGACAGGCGAAGACTGAAGACAGGAATCAAAACTGGGAACGACAGAAGATGAGTGAcaaggaaaaggaaagagacagggagaaaGACAAGCAGCAACTCAACCAGAAGATGAATGTGCATGAAGAGAAGGCGGCGAGATTAAGAGACG GCGGTGAGAAAGAATCtgaggaagacagaaagaagacaAGTTCACTGTTGAACCTGAGGGAGAATGAGAACAACAGGAAGCGTGGTCATGtccaggaggaggtggagaggtggAATCAGGAGTCTCTGGGCAATCAGcaagcagcagaggaagcacGTCAGAAAAAAGAGCAGCTGCTGGCCAAGATGCGCGATATAGATCGTCAAAACCAGGGTGGCCAGGACTCCATGTTTGCTGAGTCGAGTCTTTCGGAGTCCAACAAAAGTTCCAGTGACCATTCTTCTCCTCGTGCTCCTGAGCACAGGAACCACAACTCGTCGATTTTCAGCCTCACGGCACCAGAGGAGTTGGCCAGTTTGGGCGCTGGTGATGGAAGTGGAGTAGGTGGAAGGAGAATTGCAGGTATAGAGGGTGGAGCAGCGACAACAGGGGTAGGGAGGAGAGCACTACGCTCTCAAATCTCCAATGACAATTTGGCGTTCGGAAGCTACGCACCTTCTTTCGGGCTCTCAACTTCCCGCGGATCTTTTGGTTTCCCTCCACCTCCATCCAGAGAGGACAGGGACTCTGCTTTAGAGGCAATAGGTGTTTTTAGTCTCAGAGGGgtggagacagaaaaagaggacACAGAAAAAGGGACAGGCAAGGATAGAAAGTCCAGTCTCATGCAGCAGCTATTTGGAGCAATAGCCACACCCGCTGGTGACAGTGTGAGCTCCTCCAATAAAATGGGGGTCCTCAGTAGTCCTCCAACTACCAATGGGGTACATTCAAGAAGGGACAAACTGCACAGCTTCAACTCAGGGTCTTCCACTCCTCCTGCATCCTCTTTCAGCATCCTACATGTGGCCGATAGCAGACCTGCCATCCGTGCCATTCCCTCATTCGATGACGACATAGAGGAACTGACTTTATGA
- the ccm2 gene encoding cerebral cavernous malformations protein 2 homolog isoform X2, whose amino-acid sequence MDYEPGIVSPFKRVFLKGEKGRDKKAQEKATERRALHTFPLSQPDHRIDPDILLNNYIEKEVKYLGQLTSVPGYLNPSSRTEVLQLIDNARKSHQLAGQLTSEQDAVVSLSAYNIKLVWRDGEDIILRVPIHDIAAVSYIRDDSLHLVVIKTAQESGGSPCPSSCPDLNKSQTLSSLSESGAVLVEVCCLLVLAVDNKTAAEELCLLLSQVFQIVYTESTIDFLDRAIFDGATTPTRHLSLYSDDSSSKVDVKEAFEAEGSTFPFQVPVEAEGNSPTTSTPASPQTKTASEGELSTTAAELLQDYMTTLRTKLSSQEIQQFATLLHEYRNGASIHEFCINLRQLYGDSRKFLLLGLRPFIPEKDSQHFENFLETIGVKDGRGIITDSFGRYRRTASSASDSTTNGNGAVGGSGDSVASDEGQEASEGDEWDRMITDISNDIEALGCSMDQEGVTP is encoded by the exons ATGGATTACGAG CCTGGTATCGTGTCTCCGTTCAAGAGAGTCTTCCTGaaaggagagaaggggagggacAAGAAGGCACAGGAGAAGGCCACAGAGCGCAGGGCCCTACACACCTTCCCGCTCTCTCAGCCGGATCACCGCATCGACCCTGACATCCTACTTAACAACTACAttgagaaggaggtcaaa taCCTGGGGCAGCTCACATCAGTTCCAGGATACTTGAATCCATCAAGTCGCACAGAAGTGCTACAGCTCATTGATAATGCAAGG AAGTCACATCAGTTGGCGGGCCAGCTGACATCAGAGCAAGATGCAGTGGTGAGCTTGTCGGCGTACAACATAAAGCTTGTGTGGCGCGATGGAGAGGACATCATCCTGAGAGTGCCCATCCATGATATTGCTGCTGTCTCCTACATCAGAGACGACTCGTTGCACCTTGTGGTGATCAAAACAG cCCAGGAGTCGGGAGGTTCTCCCTGTCCCAGCTCATGTCCCGATCTCAACAAATCTCAGACCCTGAGCTCCTTATCAGAGAGTGGAGCTGTGCTTGTAGAAGTTTGCTGTCTGCTTGTGCTGGCTGTTGATAATAAG acagcagcagaggaattGTGTCTTTTGCTCAGCCAGGTCTTTCAGATCGTTTACACAGAATCAACCATCGACTTCTTGGACCGAGCCATATTTGATGGTGCAACGACTCCGACGAGACACCTCTCTCTGTACAGCG ATGACTCTTCAAGTAAAGTCGATGTTAAAGAGGCCTTTGAAGCAGAAGGCAGCACATT TCCTTTCCAGGTCCCTGTGGAGGCAGAAGGAAACTCTCCAACAACTTCCACCCCAGCATCACCTCAGACGAAGACGGCGAGTGAAGGAGAGCTCAGCaccactgctgcagagctgctgcaggactaTATGACCACA CTGCGGACAAAACTCTCATCGCAGGAGATCCAGCAATTTGCCACACTGCTGCATGAATACCGCAATGGTGCATCCATCCATGAGTTCTGCATAAACCTTCGACAACTCTACGGGGACAGCAGAAAGTTCCTCCTACTTG GCCTGCGTCCCTTCATTCCAGAGAAAGACAGCCAGCACTTTGAGAACTTCCTTGAGACCATTGGTGTCAAAGACGGCCGAGGAATCATCACAGACAGCTTTGGCCGCTATCGACGCACGGCAAGCTCCGCCTCTGATTCTACCACCAATGGCAATGgagcagtgggaggaagtggggacAGCGTGGCCTCGGACGAGGGCCAGGAGGCCTCCGAGGGTGACGAATGGGACCGCATGATCACCGACATCAGTAATGACATTGAAGCTCTCGGCTGCAGTATGGACCAGGAGGGAGTGACTCCCTGA
- the sh3bgrl2 gene encoding SH3 domain-binding glutamic acid-rich-like protein 2 produces MVIKVYIASSSGSVAVKKHQQAIVGFLEANRISFQGIDITMLEEQRLWMYRNIPRDKQPEKGNPLPPQIFNDDYYCGDYEDFFQAKENNTVVSFLGLSSKPSVKDSES; encoded by the exons ATGGTCATCAAGGTTTACATCGCGTCCTCGAGTGGCTCTGTGGCG GTAAAAAAGCATCAGCAGGCCATTGTTGGTTTCCTGGAGGCCAATCGTATCAGCTTCCAGGGAATAGACATCACAATGCTGGAGGAGCAAAGACTCTGGATGTACCGCAACATTCCCCGGGACAAGCAGCCAGAGAAAGGCAACCCGCTCCCTCCTCAGATCTTCAATGATGACTACTATTGCGGG gACTATGAAGACTTCTTCCAAGCGAAGGAGAACAACACTGTGGTTTCATTCCTTGGCCTCAGTTCCAAACCCTCAGTGAAA GATTCGGAGTCATAG
- the ccm2 gene encoding cerebral cavernous malformations protein 2 homolog isoform X1, which translates to MEDDVKKVKKPGIVSPFKRVFLKGEKGRDKKAQEKATERRALHTFPLSQPDHRIDPDILLNNYIEKEVKYLGQLTSVPGYLNPSSRTEVLQLIDNARKSHQLAGQLTSEQDAVVSLSAYNIKLVWRDGEDIILRVPIHDIAAVSYIRDDSLHLVVIKTAQESGGSPCPSSCPDLNKSQTLSSLSESGAVLVEVCCLLVLAVDNKTAAEELCLLLSQVFQIVYTESTIDFLDRAIFDGATTPTRHLSLYSDDSSSKVDVKEAFEAEGSTFPFQVPVEAEGNSPTTSTPASPQTKTASEGELSTTAAELLQDYMTTLRTKLSSQEIQQFATLLHEYRNGASIHEFCINLRQLYGDSRKFLLLGLRPFIPEKDSQHFENFLETIGVKDGRGIITDSFGRYRRTASSASDSTTNGNGAVGGSGDSVASDEGQEASEGDEWDRMITDISNDIEALGCSMDQEGVTP; encoded by the exons ATGGAGGATGatgtgaaaaaagtgaaaaag CCTGGTATCGTGTCTCCGTTCAAGAGAGTCTTCCTGaaaggagagaaggggagggacAAGAAGGCACAGGAGAAGGCCACAGAGCGCAGGGCCCTACACACCTTCCCGCTCTCTCAGCCGGATCACCGCATCGACCCTGACATCCTACTTAACAACTACAttgagaaggaggtcaaa taCCTGGGGCAGCTCACATCAGTTCCAGGATACTTGAATCCATCAAGTCGCACAGAAGTGCTACAGCTCATTGATAATGCAAGG AAGTCACATCAGTTGGCGGGCCAGCTGACATCAGAGCAAGATGCAGTGGTGAGCTTGTCGGCGTACAACATAAAGCTTGTGTGGCGCGATGGAGAGGACATCATCCTGAGAGTGCCCATCCATGATATTGCTGCTGTCTCCTACATCAGAGACGACTCGTTGCACCTTGTGGTGATCAAAACAG cCCAGGAGTCGGGAGGTTCTCCCTGTCCCAGCTCATGTCCCGATCTCAACAAATCTCAGACCCTGAGCTCCTTATCAGAGAGTGGAGCTGTGCTTGTAGAAGTTTGCTGTCTGCTTGTGCTGGCTGTTGATAATAAG acagcagcagaggaattGTGTCTTTTGCTCAGCCAGGTCTTTCAGATCGTTTACACAGAATCAACCATCGACTTCTTGGACCGAGCCATATTTGATGGTGCAACGACTCCGACGAGACACCTCTCTCTGTACAGCG ATGACTCTTCAAGTAAAGTCGATGTTAAAGAGGCCTTTGAAGCAGAAGGCAGCACATT TCCTTTCCAGGTCCCTGTGGAGGCAGAAGGAAACTCTCCAACAACTTCCACCCCAGCATCACCTCAGACGAAGACGGCGAGTGAAGGAGAGCTCAGCaccactgctgcagagctgctgcaggactaTATGACCACA CTGCGGACAAAACTCTCATCGCAGGAGATCCAGCAATTTGCCACACTGCTGCATGAATACCGCAATGGTGCATCCATCCATGAGTTCTGCATAAACCTTCGACAACTCTACGGGGACAGCAGAAAGTTCCTCCTACTTG GCCTGCGTCCCTTCATTCCAGAGAAAGACAGCCAGCACTTTGAGAACTTCCTTGAGACCATTGGTGTCAAAGACGGCCGAGGAATCATCACAGACAGCTTTGGCCGCTATCGACGCACGGCAAGCTCCGCCTCTGATTCTACCACCAATGGCAATGgagcagtgggaggaagtggggacAGCGTGGCCTCGGACGAGGGCCAGGAGGCCTCCGAGGGTGACGAATGGGACCGCATGATCACCGACATCAGTAATGACATTGAAGCTCTCGGCTGCAGTATGGACCAGGAGGGAGTGACTCCCTGA